In Microscilla marina ATCC 23134, a genomic segment contains:
- a CDS encoding phage tail tape measure protein — translation MKIYEFALKMRDLASSKVDKLNKLAGKARSKVEQLGAQASKAAGKFQERFPVASRAVAAVGNAISRVIRKMGKLRGVVVSGVSTAFKGLKKTLLAMGAAATLAFGVAVKESMGFNAQMSRVQAISNANAEEFQVLRNKALEMGKTTRFSAREAGQGLEYLGMAGFSAKDAASALGGVLDLAAASGMDLGRTADIASNAISAFGLSADQSDRVADVFAKTITSSNTNLEMLAESMKYLAPTARALGVSLEESASAIGILGDNGLQGSVATTTLASGFNRLAKPTRQMRTLMKGLGIEMFDAKGKFKGIAGMIQELNRVTVNMTDKQKQATIATLYGSEATKNMLSLLNGEKKLKIDAANATQVALMKRLLGEKRLQAALKKGGEITLKGAEAIKGYDIVLNTAAGTAKKMAKTMEDNLAGDVTKAKSAFSGLMIEIGDRFDPFLRQMTQSMTGVLSDLGENFGQYYKILSDAFAPLRQAFGQFKRDLLGAKGSLHAFGNASLGVKEVVQGIAQAVSFVSPFIATMLANISGLIGRLATTFAPMKDHIQQLLGGLRTNLLMVSQDVWNIAGNLIGALSPLIEVVLNVANTIMDNFGHIWKTITGVVNMVLPFVYQLADSFRANVDVGGLLGNVMAGVTAVINGLRPVLRVILRLLTPLGKLFLWIGGILLKVVGTAFEGLGTIVGKVFGGIGDLFNWLIDKFSWVFNKIKQGLRLIGVMSKEADSLSQKQKDQAQQDKKPQPKTPAEEQQEKEEKERKKRLKKLQDEIDRFNEDRKKKTVDTMTGAAFNTLINPTKTPGKTKASPTGGSDATTSASGMNKITGGGSKQVNINITIGNIIGMM, via the coding sequence ATGAAAATCTACGAGTTTGCCCTCAAAATGCGGGACCTGGCAAGTTCCAAAGTTGATAAATTAAACAAGCTTGCCGGAAAAGCCAGGTCTAAGGTAGAGCAACTGGGTGCACAAGCAAGCAAAGCAGCGGGCAAGTTTCAGGAGCGTTTCCCGGTGGCAAGCCGTGCGGTAGCTGCCGTGGGCAACGCCATTTCAAGGGTCATCCGCAAAATGGGCAAGCTTCGTGGGGTCGTAGTTTCGGGAGTGAGCACTGCCTTCAAAGGACTCAAAAAGACCTTGCTTGCCATGGGGGCAGCCGCCACCCTTGCCTTTGGAGTGGCGGTCAAAGAAAGTATGGGCTTCAACGCCCAGATGAGCCGGGTGCAAGCCATTAGTAATGCAAACGCCGAAGAGTTTCAAGTACTGCGTAACAAGGCGCTTGAAATGGGTAAAACGACCCGGTTTAGCGCCAGGGAAGCGGGGCAAGGTTTAGAGTACCTGGGGATGGCGGGCTTTTCGGCAAAGGATGCGGCGAGTGCCTTGGGGGGAGTGCTTGACCTGGCGGCGGCTTCGGGAATGGACTTGGGACGCACCGCCGACATTGCCTCCAATGCCATTTCTGCCTTTGGGCTCAGCGCTGACCAAAGCGACCGGGTAGCCGATGTATTTGCCAAAACGATTACTTCCAGTAATACCAACCTCGAAATGCTCGCCGAAAGTATGAAGTACCTGGCACCTACAGCAAGGGCTTTGGGAGTAAGCCTGGAAGAATCGGCGTCAGCCATTGGTATTTTGGGCGACAATGGTTTGCAGGGTTCGGTAGCCACCACTACCCTGGCTTCGGGTTTCAATCGCCTGGCCAAACCCACCCGTCAAATGCGTACCCTCATGAAAGGCTTAGGCATTGAAATGTTTGATGCCAAGGGCAAGTTCAAAGGCATCGCCGGGATGATTCAGGAACTCAACCGAGTCACGGTCAATATGACCGACAAGCAAAAGCAAGCCACCATTGCCACCCTTTATGGTTCTGAGGCCACCAAAAATATGCTCTCGCTACTCAACGGAGAAAAGAAGCTAAAAATTGATGCGGCCAATGCCACCCAGGTAGCCCTGATGAAGCGACTCCTTGGGGAAAAGCGTTTGCAGGCTGCCCTCAAAAAAGGAGGTGAAATTACCCTCAAAGGAGCTGAAGCCATCAAGGGCTACGACATTGTGCTCAATACCGCAGCGGGCACCGCCAAAAAAATGGCCAAAACGATGGAAGACAACCTGGCGGGGGATGTCACCAAGGCAAAGTCGGCTTTTAGTGGACTAATGATTGAAATTGGTGACCGCTTTGATCCTTTCCTGCGCCAAATGACCCAATCAATGACGGGGGTGCTCAGTGATTTGGGCGAAAACTTTGGACAGTATTACAAAATACTCAGCGATGCTTTTGCTCCCTTGCGTCAAGCCTTTGGGCAGTTCAAACGCGATTTGTTGGGGGCAAAGGGCAGCCTACACGCGTTTGGCAATGCTTCGCTGGGCGTAAAAGAGGTGGTGCAGGGCATTGCCCAGGCAGTCAGCTTTGTCTCTCCTTTTATTGCCACAATGCTTGCTAATATCTCAGGGTTGATTGGTCGCCTGGCCACCACCTTTGCCCCCATGAAAGATCATATTCAGCAGCTGCTTGGTGGGTTACGCACCAACCTGCTGATGGTCAGCCAGGATGTATGGAACATCGCGGGCAACCTGATTGGGGCACTATCGCCTCTCATTGAGGTAGTGCTCAATGTGGCAAATACGATTATGGACAATTTTGGGCATATCTGGAAGACAATTACCGGAGTGGTAAATATGGTGTTGCCTTTTGTCTATCAGCTTGCCGATTCGTTTCGGGCAAACGTAGATGTGGGGGGCTTGCTAGGGAATGTCATGGCAGGAGTTACTGCCGTGATTAATGGTTTGCGCCCGGTGCTTCGGGTGATTTTACGCCTGCTTACCCCACTGGGCAAACTCTTTTTGTGGATTGGAGGCATTTTGCTTAAAGTGGTAGGTACAGCTTTTGAAGGTTTGGGTACCATTGTGGGCAAAGTATTTGGTGGCATTGGCGATTTGTTCAACTGGTTGATTGACAAGTTTAGCTGGGTATTCAACAAAATCAAACAAGGGCTGCGCCTGATTGGGGTGATGTCGAAAGAGGCAGACAGCCTGAGTCAAAAACAAAAAGATCAAGCCCAGCAAGACAAAAAGCCCCAACCCAAGACTCCCGCCGAAGAACAACAGGAAAAGGAAGAAAAAGAGCGTAAAAAACGCCTCAAAAAACTACAGGATGAGATAGACAGGTTCAATGAAGACCGTAAGAAAAAAACGGTAGATACGATGACTGGTGCGGCTTTCAATACCTTGATTAACCCCACCAAAACGCCGGGTAAAACCAAGGCAAGTCCCACTGGTGGCAGCGATGCTACCACCAGTGCGAGTGGCATGAATAAAATCACGGGGGGAGGCAGCAAACAAGTAAACATCAACATTACCATTGGCAACATCATCGGGATGATGTAG
- a CDS encoding transposase: protein MIEKLISTKKSNLYTISEDTNEYTRNHRMLDGSLKTVLDSEKLNISLLANNSEYFKDKDYVVVLHDPSDIRKKYSQEADHLCKVLDLDKKLINGYRSLSSACVDIRGKNLRLLRCSPYSTTDANYLKVEELRLYEDNKLKDQNRAKEIKLALTSGQGYNLKSLVKDHTSQITGQIRASNPNAVIVDVYDRGFDDTEVFEHETDLGNLFVVRSKLNRVSNELQVCSSGKEKNIKLRHQQFFQGDEVHYQKMTLQGKTYQDAKGVFEWNEVEIKGRIYSVVKIRFFDRAGRNIFKNPMLLITNMQVDQLQMAQMVFELYCKRAKIEGVFKFCKEVLGWEDNRIPDYNVVKNLISLIYFVAGYFYEIEDQLTQDKTIEWIAQLGGGKGKITRHFILNGFAQLINYKLAQRFFEQQDISPEQVNDALNRFSFGNE, encoded by the coding sequence TTGATAGAAAAGCTAATTTCTACGAAGAAGAGTAACCTTTATACTATTTCCGAAGACACAAATGAATACACAAGAAATCACCGTATGTTGGATGGCAGCTTAAAAACAGTTTTGGATAGTGAAAAGCTCAACATTAGCTTGTTGGCGAACAATAGCGAATATTTCAAGGATAAGGACTATGTAGTAGTATTGCATGATCCCAGTGACATTCGCAAAAAATATAGCCAAGAGGCTGACCACCTGTGTAAAGTATTGGACTTGGACAAAAAACTGATTAATGGCTACCGTTCCCTGAGCAGTGCTTGTGTCGACATTCGTGGCAAAAACCTTCGTTTGCTTAGGTGTAGCCCCTACAGCACAACCGACGCTAACTATTTAAAGGTAGAGGAGCTTCGGCTTTATGAAGATAATAAGCTTAAGGATCAAAATAGGGCAAAAGAAATAAAGTTAGCTCTTACTTCGGGGCAAGGTTATAACCTCAAGAGCTTGGTCAAGGATCATACCAGTCAAATTACTGGGCAAATTCGTGCTTCTAATCCCAATGCTGTCATTGTAGATGTATATGACCGAGGTTTCGATGATACGGAGGTATTTGAACATGAAACGGATTTGGGTAACCTGTTTGTAGTTCGCAGCAAGCTCAATAGGGTCTCCAATGAATTACAAGTGTGTAGTAGCGGGAAGGAAAAGAACATCAAACTGAGGCATCAGCAGTTTTTTCAAGGGGATGAAGTTCATTATCAGAAAATGACTTTACAGGGCAAGACCTATCAGGATGCAAAGGGGGTTTTTGAGTGGAACGAAGTAGAAATCAAAGGTAGGATATATAGTGTAGTAAAGATTCGCTTTTTTGACCGTGCTGGACGGAATATTTTTAAAAACCCCATGTTGCTTATCACCAATATGCAGGTTGATCAGCTTCAAATGGCGCAAATGGTGTTTGAGTTATACTGCAAGAGAGCCAAGATTGAAGGGGTATTTAAGTTTTGTAAGGAGGTTTTAGGTTGGGAAGATAACAGGATACCTGACTACAATGTGGTTAAAAACCTTATTTCTCTCATTTACTTTGTCGCAGGCTACTTTTATGAAATAGAGGATCAGCTTACTCAGGATAAAACTATTGAGTGGATTGCACAACTGGGAGGAGGAAAAGGGAAAATAACAAGGCATTTTATATTAAATGGCTTTGCACAACTCATTAACTACAAACTTGCTCAGCGATTTTTTGAACAACAAGACATCTCTCCAGAACAAGTCAATGATGCCCTAAACAGGTTTTCATTTGGTAACGAATAA
- a CDS encoding helix-turn-helix domain-containing protein, whose protein sequence is MSFGENVAVERKKKDFSQGELAKQVGITAVTIGRYERDEIKPSIDIATKIANALEVSLDYLVGNSETVLDKPLIFKNFLKKRKPV, encoded by the coding sequence ATGTCTTTTGGTGAAAATGTAGCAGTAGAACGCAAAAAAAAGGACTTTTCACAAGGAGAATTGGCCAAACAAGTGGGAATAACTGCGGTAACAATTGGTCGTTACGAACGCGATGAAATTAAACCTTCAATTGACATTGCGACCAAAATTGCTAATGCTCTCGAGGTATCTTTAGATTATTTGGTAGGCAACTCGGAAACAGTTTTAGATAAACCTCTGATATTCAAAAACTTCCTGAAGAAGAGAAAACCTGTGTAA
- a CDS encoding SiaC family regulatory phosphoprotein, with translation MILKPLQFKEEYEYTPLVILNAEEGTFKMKGDVLPDDQTFCDSILDWLTEYVKKPNPFTTFRFYLHYINEEGGKLIINIIKILKVLPNMTIEWYHHVDDEDLKEYGEELSEELDIPFKYLPVSEYY, from the coding sequence ATGATACTGAAGCCATTACAATTCAAAGAAGAGTATGAGTATACCCCATTAGTCATTTTGAACGCCGAAGAAGGGACTTTTAAAATGAAAGGTGATGTTTTGCCTGATGATCAGACTTTTTGTGATTCAATCCTAGATTGGTTGACAGAATACGTTAAAAAACCTAATCCTTTTACTACTTTCCGTTTTTACCTTCATTACATAAATGAAGAGGGGGGAAAATTAATTATCAACATTATAAAAATTTTGAAGGTACTGCCTAATATGACAATTGAATGGTATCACCATGTTGATGATGAAGACTTAAAGGAATATGGAGAAGAACTATCAGAAGAGCTTGACATCCCATTCAAATATTTACCTGTGTCAGAATATTATTAG